The following proteins are encoded in a genomic region of Arachis stenosperma cultivar V10309 chromosome 4, arast.V10309.gnm1.PFL2, whole genome shotgun sequence:
- the LOC130973765 gene encoding protein BPS1, chloroplastic-like produces MSRPQEPHRPFFPFGNPFRMISPKGSVLSPQLLAVLHAFEVTLGERLKKLMPKSNDEILSLSWMTLAMQMLSETHNDIKTLIADLDLPVHDWDEKWIDVYLDISVKLLDICIAFSSELSRLNQGNLLLQCALHKLNSSSSKQFARAQSSLDGWKKHIDSRNPRIEKCDGILDNLVGSLDLPKVKKSPKGKVLMQAMYGVKVQTVFVCSVFAAAFSGSTKKLIDLDVAEIYTWAPEFKSLQNLVNEEVRVRFSSGRFTVLKELEAVDSAVKELYPIIPDVVDPIETELDLKTVEQLGRATEKLSEGLDLLAKGVDGFFQVVLSGRDALLSNLRSGGTVYDRGSGGNIGVQAVN; encoded by the coding sequence ATGAGCCGTCCCCAGGAACCACACAGACCATTCTTTCCTTTTGGAAATCCTTTCCGGATGATATCACCTAAAGGATCTGTCTTGTCTCCTCAACTTCTGGCAGTATTACATGCCTTTGAGGTAACGCTGGGAGAAAGGCTGAAAAAGCTTATGCCCAAAAGCAATGATGAGATCCTCAGTTTATCTTGGATGACTTTGGCTATGCAAATGCTTAGTGAGACTCATAATGATATTAAAACCCTCATAGCAGATCTTGATCTTCCTGTTCATGATTGGGATGAAAAATGGATAGACGTGTACTTGGACATCAGTGTAAAATTGCTAGATATATGCATTGCATTTAGTTCTGAGTTATCACGTCTGAACCAGGGTAATCTTTTACTTCAATGTGCATTGCATAAATTGAATTCTTCCTCTTCAAAGCAGTTTGCCCGAGCTCAATCTTCACTTGATGGTTGGAAGAAGCATATTGATTCTAGGAACCCTAGGATTGAAAAATGTGATGGAATCTTGGATAATCTTGTCGGGTCACTTGATCTGCCAAAGGTCAAAAAGTCTCCCAAGGGGAAGGTTTTGATGCAAGCTATGTATGGAGTAAAGGTGCAGACAGTATTTGTATGTAGTGTGTTTGCAGCAGCTTTTTCAGGCTCTACCAAGAAGTTGATAGATTTGGATGTGGCTGAAATATATACATGGGCTCCAGAATTTAAAAGTTTGCAAAATCTTGTAAATGAGGAAGTTAGAGTTAGATTTTCTAGTGGGCGATTTACTGTGTTGAAGGAGTTGGAAGCAGTTGATTCTGCTGTTAAGGAATTATACCCTATTATCCCTGATGTGGTCGACCCCATTGAGACAGAATTGGATCTGAAGACTGTTGAGCAATTAGGCAGAGCGACGGAGAAGCTTTCAGAAGGATTAGATCTTCTTGCAAAAGGAGTGGATGGCTTTTTCCAAGTGGTCTTGAGTGGTCGTGATGCCTTACTATCTAATCTTAGATCAGGTGGAACTGTCTATGATCGTGGCTCCGGGGGTAATATAGGTGTGCAAGCAGTCAATTGA